A portion of the Sabethes cyaneus chromosome 3, idSabCyanKW18_F2, whole genome shotgun sequence genome contains these proteins:
- the LOC128742428 gene encoding anaphase-promoting complex subunit 6 isoform X2, with protein sequence MFTLLMICALAGGTTAGFASSQYAGAGFNGGFASNYVGPNVAGAAAGTGAFTPGFAPYQPIPAFPNAFDFNSFFQGLQANFANLYQQQLAHQNALFNSIRQQQAAFAANANSGNYGGATGGGGSGGNGAGFGAAGASASYGPSGFHQTAHIFPENPSSPNINTRFGSDAPPGGPGFVGVSSFSSSSNINGQSHREAATTVNDNGKVTSYHVRS encoded by the exons ATGTTTACACTTTTGATGATATGCGCCCTTGCGGGTGGAACAACTGCTG GATTCGCTAGCAGCCAATATGCCGGAGCCG GTTTCAACGGGGGCTTCGCATCCAACTACGTCGGACCGAATGTAGCGGGTGCGGCGGCCGGAACCGGTGCTTTCACACCTGGTTTTGCCCCCTACCAACCGATACCGGCTTTTCCGAATGCCTTCGATTTCAACAGCTTCTTCCAGGGACTGCAAGCTAACTTCGCTAA TTTGTACCAGCAGCAATTGGCACATCAGAATGCTCTCTTCAATAGCATCCGTCAGCAGCAGGCCGCATTTGCAGCCAATGCCAATAGTGGAAACTATGGTGGTGCCACTGGCGGTGGCGGCAGCGGTGGCAACGGAGCAGGGTTTGGAGCAGCCGGAGCTTCGGCATCCTACGGACCATCGGGATTCCATCAGACAGCGCACATTTTCCCGGAAAATCCG tcaTCGCCCAATATAAACACGCGTTTCGGAAGTGACGCTCCGCCTGGGGGTCCTG GATTTGTTGGTGTGTCCAGCTTTTCGTCTTCCTCTAATATCAATGGACAGTCGCACCGCGAGGCCGCAACCACAGTGAATGACAATGGAAAGGTTACAAGCTATCATGTTCGCTCGTAA
- the LOC128741529 gene encoding uncharacterized protein LOC128741529 isoform X1, which yields MLKVGYLVVLIAGSCLAVPDTYGDPLGYNINDSLNNIKGLHYSQHEASVNAARRGAAERLSRISSASSAGGAPCGSTICYSSSGFSDNSDAETLGHGIVGFSGGSTGASSSSSKYQASAQHESVKNVVPVYPVISGGKSSYSSASQRHSASSVSSAQPVNYVIGTDGVKTRSNFAATSGSSSVVQPIIATAYPIGQDASHSSYSGANLDSSSAVYAVPVDSSNAYRSRSSYATASERESASVSQPIVPVYSTNEQASKYVASGRQDGYQRYTPSNTYVVYGKPVPVYTSVGSNLDSSARLASHEGTVYAPVKVYPVRTSSQYSSANEQQSYSSIDATPRPLYVSSSDQSSQSAANYRQSSAYRPVYQPVYTNRLSAVNTEEENVDHSVQSVVPVAPIVSSSSKHHEERHEDYSRKGSTYVPVALNTGSTASHRASYDQRRTQAGSTYVPIVGGQTASTASQYASEDRRQDHRASYVPVAPVASSSSSSSKYSAQEHRQQQGQSYVPIVPAGESTSSSASRYSAQERRQQQLAGGSYYPVPVGSASQGSRYSASEAASAYNQQVKAGGYSRYPITPDDLGQRFGSAGLSLGDNNDLGEIMSESERLAKLQAKNAYNGAVSGSSAIDTANRFGDDQNISSGIDTGAGGFKRTKSWSSSSKWASGQKYDDEGKIKSYSSLSTAESEQHNIDGKKTGYKAATTTLEDDGKVSTYSLHTP from the exons ATGCTAAAAGTGGGATATTTGGTAGTGTTGATTGCCGGATCATGTCTTGCAG TTCCAGATACTTACGGTGACCCCTTAGGATACAATATAAACGATAG TTTGAACAATATTAAGGGATT GCATTATTCGCAGCATGAAGCATCAGTAAATGCGGCACGAAGGGGTGCCGCAGAACGTTTGTCGAGGATTAGCAGTGCTAGCTCCGCAGGAGGAGCTCCGTGTGGAAGTACAATTTGTTACAGCAGCTCTGG CTTTTCCGATAACAGTGATGCGGAAACTCTTGGACACGGAATCGTTGGGTTCTCCGGTGGTAGCACTGGCGCTAGCTCAAGCAGTTCCAAATATCAGGCAAGCGCACAGCATGAGTCCGTTAAAAATGTCGTTCCAGTGTATCCTGTAATTAGCGGTGGTAAATCCAGCTACTCTAGCGCTTCACAGCGCCATAGTGCATCCAGTGTTAGCTCCGCTCAGCCTGTAAATTATGTTATTGGAACCGATGGCGTGAAAACTAGGTCCAATTTTGCGGCAACCAGTGGATCGTCGTCGGTTGTGCAACCGATCATTGCTACTGCTTACCCCATTGGCCAGGATGCATCACACAGTAGCTATTCTGGTGCAAATCTTGACAGTTCTTCCGCAGTCTATGCCGTTCCAGTCGATAGTAGCaatgcttatagaagcagatcAAGCTATGCGACTGCATCGGAAAGAGAATCTGCTTCAGTTTCCCAGCCAATTGTTCCGGTTTACAGCACAAACGAACAAGCTTCCAAATATGTCGCCTCCGGTCGACAGGATGGCTATCAACGTTACACTCCTTCAAACACCTACGTCGTATACGGAAAACCCGTACCTGTGTACACCTCGGTTGGTTCTAATCTCGATAGTTCTGCACGATTGGCAAGTCATGAGGGAACTGTCTATGCTCCAGTGAAAGTTTACCCAGTGCGCACTTCCAGTCAGTATTCATCGGCGAATGAACAACAATCTTATTCCTCTATCGATGCTACTCCTCGACCATTGTACGTTAGTTCTTCGGATCAGTCTTCTCAATCTGCCGCCAATTATCGCCAATCTTCGGCTTATCGTCCAGTCTATCAACCAGTCTACACTAATCGCTTGTCTGCTGTCAACACAGAAGAAGAAAACGTTGACCATTCAGTACAAAGTGTCGTTCCAGTCGCTCCCATTGTCAGCTCATCATCCAAACACCACGAAGAACGACATGAAGACTACAGTCGCAAGGGAAGTACCTATGTTCCGGTTGCTTTGAACACTGGTTCGACTGCATCTCACCGTGCCAGTTACGATCAGCGTCGTACTCAAGCAGGTTCGACGTATGTTCCGATAGTGGGAGGACAAACCGCCTCAACAGCCTCGCAATACGCTTCGGAAGATCGTCGTCAAGATCACAGAGCCTCATACGTTCCGGTAGCTCCCGTGGCAAGTTCTTCTTCATCGTCTTCGAAGTATTCAGCGCAAGAACATCGCCAGCAGCAAGGTCAATCGTACGTTCCAATAGTTCCTGCGGGAGAATCCACCTCCTCTTCTGCATCTAGATATTCTGCACAGGAACGGCGTCAACAGCAGCTAGCTGGAGGTTCCTATTACCCAGTTCCAGTTGGTTCAGCAAGCCAAGGATCTCGTTATTCGGCGTCCGAGGCGGCAAGCGCTTACAATCAACAAGTTAAGGCCGGAGGCTACTCTCGCTACCCGATCACGCCCGATGATCTGGGACAGCGTTTCGGATCGGCTGGCTTGTCGCTCGGAGACAACAATGACCTAGGGGAAATAATGAGCGAATCGGAGCGGTTAGCGAAACTGCAAGCTAAAAACGCTTATAACGGTGCCGTTTCCGGCAGCTCGGCTATTGACACCGCAAACCGATTTGGAGACGatcaaaacatcagcagcggCATCGACACCGGTGCCGGTGGCTTCAAGAGAACAAAGTCGTGGTCTAGCAGCTCCAAGTGGGCTTCCGGACAGAAG TATGACGATGAGGGTAAAATCAAATCGTACAGCTCACTGTCGACGGCCGAGAGCGAGCAGCATAACATCGATGGAAAGAAAACTGGCTATAAGGCCGCTACCACGACGCTTGAAGATGACGGAAAAGTTAGTACCTACAGTTTGCATACACCGTAA
- the LOC128742428 gene encoding homeotic protein ultrabithorax isoform X3, with product MFTLLMICALAGGTTAGFASSQYAGAGFNGGFASNYVGPNVAGAAAGTGAFTPGFAPYQPIPAFPNAFDFNSFFQGLQANFANSAAATQAFATRGATATASASQYGQYPPYPQEQQFQERVHPDQEYRTNIPYSHQNYDGYNNFFDPNNLYQQQLAHQNALFNSIRQQQAAFAANANSGNYGGATGGGGSGGNGAGFGAAGASASYGPSGFHQTAHIFPENPSSPNINTRFGSDAPPGGPGFVGVSSFSSSSNINGQSHREAATTVNDNGKVTSYHVRS from the exons ATGTTTACACTTTTGATGATATGCGCCCTTGCGGGTGGAACAACTGCTG GATTCGCTAGCAGCCAATATGCCGGAGCCG GTTTCAACGGGGGCTTCGCATCCAACTACGTCGGACCGAATGTAGCGGGTGCGGCGGCCGGAACCGGTGCTTTCACACCTGGTTTTGCCCCCTACCAACCGATACCGGCTTTTCCGAATGCCTTCGATTTCAACAGCTTCTTCCAGGGACTGCAAGCTAACTTCGCTAA CTCAGCAGCTGCTACTCAGGCCTTCGCCACCAGAGGAGCAACGGCAACTGCATCAGCGTCTCAGTATGGCCAGTATCCACCATACCCGCAGGAGCAACAGTTTCAAGAGCGAGTACATCCGGATCAGGAATATAGAACTAATATCCCTTATTCTCATCAAAACTACGATGGCTATAATAACTTCTTCGATCCCAATAA TTTGTACCAGCAGCAATTGGCACATCAGAATGCTCTCTTCAATAGCATCCGTCAGCAGCAGGCCGCATTTGCAGCCAATGCCAATAGTGGAAACTATGGTGGTGCCACTGGCGGTGGCGGCAGCGGTGGCAACGGAGCAGGGTTTGGAGCAGCCGGAGCTTCGGCATCCTACGGACCATCGGGATTCCATCAGACAGCGCACATTTTCCCGGAAAATCCG tcaTCGCCCAATATAAACACGCGTTTCGGAAGTGACGCTCCGCCTGGGGGTCCTG GATTTGTTGGTGTGTCCAGCTTTTCGTCTTCCTCTAATATCAATGGACAGTCGCACCGCGAGGCCGCAACCACAGTGAATGACAATGGAAAGGTTACAAGCTATCATGTTCGCTCGTAA
- the LOC128742428 gene encoding transcription factor GATA-6 isoform X1 produces the protein MFTLLMICALAGGTTAGFASSQYAGAGTSSGLYNQISSNDGNNPYADKYPYTNTGFNGGFASNYVGPNVAGAAAGTGAFTPGFAPYQPIPAFPNAFDFNSFFQGLQANFANLYQQQLAHQNALFNSIRQQQAAFAANANSGNYGGATGGGGSGGNGAGFGAAGASASYGPSGFHQTAHIFPENPSSPNINTRFGSDAPPGGPGFVGVSSFSSSSNINGQSHREAATTVNDNGKVTSYHVRS, from the exons ATGTTTACACTTTTGATGATATGCGCCCTTGCGGGTGGAACAACTGCTG GATTCGCTAGCAGCCAATATGCCGGAGCCGGTACGTCATCAGGTCTCTACAATCAGATTAGCTCCAACGATGGCAATAATCCCTACGCTGACAAGTACCCCTATACCAATACAGGTTTCAACGGGGGCTTCGCATCCAACTACGTCGGACCGAATGTAGCGGGTGCGGCGGCCGGAACCGGTGCTTTCACACCTGGTTTTGCCCCCTACCAACCGATACCGGCTTTTCCGAATGCCTTCGATTTCAACAGCTTCTTCCAGGGACTGCAAGCTAACTTCGCTAA TTTGTACCAGCAGCAATTGGCACATCAGAATGCTCTCTTCAATAGCATCCGTCAGCAGCAGGCCGCATTTGCAGCCAATGCCAATAGTGGAAACTATGGTGGTGCCACTGGCGGTGGCGGCAGCGGTGGCAACGGAGCAGGGTTTGGAGCAGCCGGAGCTTCGGCATCCTACGGACCATCGGGATTCCATCAGACAGCGCACATTTTCCCGGAAAATCCG tcaTCGCCCAATATAAACACGCGTTTCGGAAGTGACGCTCCGCCTGGGGGTCCTG GATTTGTTGGTGTGTCCAGCTTTTCGTCTTCCTCTAATATCAATGGACAGTCGCACCGCGAGGCCGCAACCACAGTGAATGACAATGGAAAGGTTACAAGCTATCATGTTCGCTCGTAA
- the LOC128741529 gene encoding uncharacterized protein LOC128741529 isoform X3: protein MLKVGYLVVLIAGSCLAVPDTYGDPLGYNINDRHYSQHEASVNAARRGAAERLSRISSASSAGGAPCGSTICYSSSGFSDNSDAETLGHGIVGFSGGSTGASSSSSKYQASAQHESVKNVVPVYPVISGGKSSYSSASQRHSASSVSSAQPVNYVIGTDGVKTRSNFAATSGSSSVVQPIIATAYPIGQDASHSSYSGANLDSSSAVYAVPVDSSNAYRSRSSYATASERESASVSQPIVPVYSTNEQASKYVASGRQDGYQRYTPSNTYVVYGKPVPVYTSVGSNLDSSARLASHEGTVYAPVKVYPVRTSSQYSSANEQQSYSSIDATPRPLYVSSSDQSSQSAANYRQSSAYRPVYQPVYTNRLSAVNTEEENVDHSVQSVVPVAPIVSSSSKHHEERHEDYSRKGSTYVPVALNTGSTASHRASYDQRRTQAGSTYVPIVGGQTASTASQYASEDRRQDHRASYVPVAPVASSSSSSSKYSAQEHRQQQGQSYVPIVPAGESTSSSASRYSAQERRQQQLAGGSYYPVPVGSASQGSRYSASEAASAYNQQVKAGGYSRYPITPDDLGQRFGSAGLSLGDNNDLGEIMSESERLAKLQAKNAYNGAVSGSSAIDTANRFGDDQNISSGIDTGAGGFKRTKSWSSSSKWASGQKYDDEGKIKSYSSLSTAESEQHNIDGKKTGYKAATTTLEDDGKVSTYSLHTP, encoded by the exons ATGCTAAAAGTGGGATATTTGGTAGTGTTGATTGCCGGATCATGTCTTGCAG TTCCAGATACTTACGGTGACCCCTTAGGATACAATATAAACGATAG GCATTATTCGCAGCATGAAGCATCAGTAAATGCGGCACGAAGGGGTGCCGCAGAACGTTTGTCGAGGATTAGCAGTGCTAGCTCCGCAGGAGGAGCTCCGTGTGGAAGTACAATTTGTTACAGCAGCTCTGG CTTTTCCGATAACAGTGATGCGGAAACTCTTGGACACGGAATCGTTGGGTTCTCCGGTGGTAGCACTGGCGCTAGCTCAAGCAGTTCCAAATATCAGGCAAGCGCACAGCATGAGTCCGTTAAAAATGTCGTTCCAGTGTATCCTGTAATTAGCGGTGGTAAATCCAGCTACTCTAGCGCTTCACAGCGCCATAGTGCATCCAGTGTTAGCTCCGCTCAGCCTGTAAATTATGTTATTGGAACCGATGGCGTGAAAACTAGGTCCAATTTTGCGGCAACCAGTGGATCGTCGTCGGTTGTGCAACCGATCATTGCTACTGCTTACCCCATTGGCCAGGATGCATCACACAGTAGCTATTCTGGTGCAAATCTTGACAGTTCTTCCGCAGTCTATGCCGTTCCAGTCGATAGTAGCaatgcttatagaagcagatcAAGCTATGCGACTGCATCGGAAAGAGAATCTGCTTCAGTTTCCCAGCCAATTGTTCCGGTTTACAGCACAAACGAACAAGCTTCCAAATATGTCGCCTCCGGTCGACAGGATGGCTATCAACGTTACACTCCTTCAAACACCTACGTCGTATACGGAAAACCCGTACCTGTGTACACCTCGGTTGGTTCTAATCTCGATAGTTCTGCACGATTGGCAAGTCATGAGGGAACTGTCTATGCTCCAGTGAAAGTTTACCCAGTGCGCACTTCCAGTCAGTATTCATCGGCGAATGAACAACAATCTTATTCCTCTATCGATGCTACTCCTCGACCATTGTACGTTAGTTCTTCGGATCAGTCTTCTCAATCTGCCGCCAATTATCGCCAATCTTCGGCTTATCGTCCAGTCTATCAACCAGTCTACACTAATCGCTTGTCTGCTGTCAACACAGAAGAAGAAAACGTTGACCATTCAGTACAAAGTGTCGTTCCAGTCGCTCCCATTGTCAGCTCATCATCCAAACACCACGAAGAACGACATGAAGACTACAGTCGCAAGGGAAGTACCTATGTTCCGGTTGCTTTGAACACTGGTTCGACTGCATCTCACCGTGCCAGTTACGATCAGCGTCGTACTCAAGCAGGTTCGACGTATGTTCCGATAGTGGGAGGACAAACCGCCTCAACAGCCTCGCAATACGCTTCGGAAGATCGTCGTCAAGATCACAGAGCCTCATACGTTCCGGTAGCTCCCGTGGCAAGTTCTTCTTCATCGTCTTCGAAGTATTCAGCGCAAGAACATCGCCAGCAGCAAGGTCAATCGTACGTTCCAATAGTTCCTGCGGGAGAATCCACCTCCTCTTCTGCATCTAGATATTCTGCACAGGAACGGCGTCAACAGCAGCTAGCTGGAGGTTCCTATTACCCAGTTCCAGTTGGTTCAGCAAGCCAAGGATCTCGTTATTCGGCGTCCGAGGCGGCAAGCGCTTACAATCAACAAGTTAAGGCCGGAGGCTACTCTCGCTACCCGATCACGCCCGATGATCTGGGACAGCGTTTCGGATCGGCTGGCTTGTCGCTCGGAGACAACAATGACCTAGGGGAAATAATGAGCGAATCGGAGCGGTTAGCGAAACTGCAAGCTAAAAACGCTTATAACGGTGCCGTTTCCGGCAGCTCGGCTATTGACACCGCAAACCGATTTGGAGACGatcaaaacatcagcagcggCATCGACACCGGTGCCGGTGGCTTCAAGAGAACAAAGTCGTGGTCTAGCAGCTCCAAGTGGGCTTCCGGACAGAAG TATGACGATGAGGGTAAAATCAAATCGTACAGCTCACTGTCGACGGCCGAGAGCGAGCAGCATAACATCGATGGAAAGAAAACTGGCTATAAGGCCGCTACCACGACGCTTGAAGATGACGGAAAAGTTAGTACCTACAGTTTGCATACACCGTAA
- the LOC128741529 gene encoding uncharacterized protein LOC128741529 isoform X4: MLKVGYLVVLIAGSCLADTYGDPLGYNINDRHYSQHEASVNAARRGAAERLSRISSASSAGGAPCGSTICYSSSGFSDNSDAETLGHGIVGFSGGSTGASSSSSKYQASAQHESVKNVVPVYPVISGGKSSYSSASQRHSASSVSSAQPVNYVIGTDGVKTRSNFAATSGSSSVVQPIIATAYPIGQDASHSSYSGANLDSSSAVYAVPVDSSNAYRSRSSYATASERESASVSQPIVPVYSTNEQASKYVASGRQDGYQRYTPSNTYVVYGKPVPVYTSVGSNLDSSARLASHEGTVYAPVKVYPVRTSSQYSSANEQQSYSSIDATPRPLYVSSSDQSSQSAANYRQSSAYRPVYQPVYTNRLSAVNTEEENVDHSVQSVVPVAPIVSSSSKHHEERHEDYSRKGSTYVPVALNTGSTASHRASYDQRRTQAGSTYVPIVGGQTASTASQYASEDRRQDHRASYVPVAPVASSSSSSSKYSAQEHRQQQGQSYVPIVPAGESTSSSASRYSAQERRQQQLAGGSYYPVPVGSASQGSRYSASEAASAYNQQVKAGGYSRYPITPDDLGQRFGSAGLSLGDNNDLGEIMSESERLAKLQAKNAYNGAVSGSSAIDTANRFGDDQNISSGIDTGAGGFKRTKSWSSSSKWASGQKYDDEGKIKSYSSLSTAESEQHNIDGKKTGYKAATTTLEDDGKVSTYSLHTP, from the exons ATGCTAAAAGTGGGATATTTGGTAGTGTTGATTGCCGGATCATGTCTTGCAG ATACTTACGGTGACCCCTTAGGATACAATATAAACGATAG GCATTATTCGCAGCATGAAGCATCAGTAAATGCGGCACGAAGGGGTGCCGCAGAACGTTTGTCGAGGATTAGCAGTGCTAGCTCCGCAGGAGGAGCTCCGTGTGGAAGTACAATTTGTTACAGCAGCTCTGG CTTTTCCGATAACAGTGATGCGGAAACTCTTGGACACGGAATCGTTGGGTTCTCCGGTGGTAGCACTGGCGCTAGCTCAAGCAGTTCCAAATATCAGGCAAGCGCACAGCATGAGTCCGTTAAAAATGTCGTTCCAGTGTATCCTGTAATTAGCGGTGGTAAATCCAGCTACTCTAGCGCTTCACAGCGCCATAGTGCATCCAGTGTTAGCTCCGCTCAGCCTGTAAATTATGTTATTGGAACCGATGGCGTGAAAACTAGGTCCAATTTTGCGGCAACCAGTGGATCGTCGTCGGTTGTGCAACCGATCATTGCTACTGCTTACCCCATTGGCCAGGATGCATCACACAGTAGCTATTCTGGTGCAAATCTTGACAGTTCTTCCGCAGTCTATGCCGTTCCAGTCGATAGTAGCaatgcttatagaagcagatcAAGCTATGCGACTGCATCGGAAAGAGAATCTGCTTCAGTTTCCCAGCCAATTGTTCCGGTTTACAGCACAAACGAACAAGCTTCCAAATATGTCGCCTCCGGTCGACAGGATGGCTATCAACGTTACACTCCTTCAAACACCTACGTCGTATACGGAAAACCCGTACCTGTGTACACCTCGGTTGGTTCTAATCTCGATAGTTCTGCACGATTGGCAAGTCATGAGGGAACTGTCTATGCTCCAGTGAAAGTTTACCCAGTGCGCACTTCCAGTCAGTATTCATCGGCGAATGAACAACAATCTTATTCCTCTATCGATGCTACTCCTCGACCATTGTACGTTAGTTCTTCGGATCAGTCTTCTCAATCTGCCGCCAATTATCGCCAATCTTCGGCTTATCGTCCAGTCTATCAACCAGTCTACACTAATCGCTTGTCTGCTGTCAACACAGAAGAAGAAAACGTTGACCATTCAGTACAAAGTGTCGTTCCAGTCGCTCCCATTGTCAGCTCATCATCCAAACACCACGAAGAACGACATGAAGACTACAGTCGCAAGGGAAGTACCTATGTTCCGGTTGCTTTGAACACTGGTTCGACTGCATCTCACCGTGCCAGTTACGATCAGCGTCGTACTCAAGCAGGTTCGACGTATGTTCCGATAGTGGGAGGACAAACCGCCTCAACAGCCTCGCAATACGCTTCGGAAGATCGTCGTCAAGATCACAGAGCCTCATACGTTCCGGTAGCTCCCGTGGCAAGTTCTTCTTCATCGTCTTCGAAGTATTCAGCGCAAGAACATCGCCAGCAGCAAGGTCAATCGTACGTTCCAATAGTTCCTGCGGGAGAATCCACCTCCTCTTCTGCATCTAGATATTCTGCACAGGAACGGCGTCAACAGCAGCTAGCTGGAGGTTCCTATTACCCAGTTCCAGTTGGTTCAGCAAGCCAAGGATCTCGTTATTCGGCGTCCGAGGCGGCAAGCGCTTACAATCAACAAGTTAAGGCCGGAGGCTACTCTCGCTACCCGATCACGCCCGATGATCTGGGACAGCGTTTCGGATCGGCTGGCTTGTCGCTCGGAGACAACAATGACCTAGGGGAAATAATGAGCGAATCGGAGCGGTTAGCGAAACTGCAAGCTAAAAACGCTTATAACGGTGCCGTTTCCGGCAGCTCGGCTATTGACACCGCAAACCGATTTGGAGACGatcaaaacatcagcagcggCATCGACACCGGTGCCGGTGGCTTCAAGAGAACAAAGTCGTGGTCTAGCAGCTCCAAGTGGGCTTCCGGACAGAAG TATGACGATGAGGGTAAAATCAAATCGTACAGCTCACTGTCGACGGCCGAGAGCGAGCAGCATAACATCGATGGAAAGAAAACTGGCTATAAGGCCGCTACCACGACGCTTGAAGATGACGGAAAAGTTAGTACCTACAGTTTGCATACACCGTAA
- the LOC128741529 gene encoding uncharacterized protein LOC128741529 isoform X2, with protein sequence MLKVGYLVVLIAGSCLADTYGDPLGYNINDSLNNIKGLHYSQHEASVNAARRGAAERLSRISSASSAGGAPCGSTICYSSSGFSDNSDAETLGHGIVGFSGGSTGASSSSSKYQASAQHESVKNVVPVYPVISGGKSSYSSASQRHSASSVSSAQPVNYVIGTDGVKTRSNFAATSGSSSVVQPIIATAYPIGQDASHSSYSGANLDSSSAVYAVPVDSSNAYRSRSSYATASERESASVSQPIVPVYSTNEQASKYVASGRQDGYQRYTPSNTYVVYGKPVPVYTSVGSNLDSSARLASHEGTVYAPVKVYPVRTSSQYSSANEQQSYSSIDATPRPLYVSSSDQSSQSAANYRQSSAYRPVYQPVYTNRLSAVNTEEENVDHSVQSVVPVAPIVSSSSKHHEERHEDYSRKGSTYVPVALNTGSTASHRASYDQRRTQAGSTYVPIVGGQTASTASQYASEDRRQDHRASYVPVAPVASSSSSSSKYSAQEHRQQQGQSYVPIVPAGESTSSSASRYSAQERRQQQLAGGSYYPVPVGSASQGSRYSASEAASAYNQQVKAGGYSRYPITPDDLGQRFGSAGLSLGDNNDLGEIMSESERLAKLQAKNAYNGAVSGSSAIDTANRFGDDQNISSGIDTGAGGFKRTKSWSSSSKWASGQKYDDEGKIKSYSSLSTAESEQHNIDGKKTGYKAATTTLEDDGKVSTYSLHTP encoded by the exons ATGCTAAAAGTGGGATATTTGGTAGTGTTGATTGCCGGATCATGTCTTGCAG ATACTTACGGTGACCCCTTAGGATACAATATAAACGATAG TTTGAACAATATTAAGGGATT GCATTATTCGCAGCATGAAGCATCAGTAAATGCGGCACGAAGGGGTGCCGCAGAACGTTTGTCGAGGATTAGCAGTGCTAGCTCCGCAGGAGGAGCTCCGTGTGGAAGTACAATTTGTTACAGCAGCTCTGG CTTTTCCGATAACAGTGATGCGGAAACTCTTGGACACGGAATCGTTGGGTTCTCCGGTGGTAGCACTGGCGCTAGCTCAAGCAGTTCCAAATATCAGGCAAGCGCACAGCATGAGTCCGTTAAAAATGTCGTTCCAGTGTATCCTGTAATTAGCGGTGGTAAATCCAGCTACTCTAGCGCTTCACAGCGCCATAGTGCATCCAGTGTTAGCTCCGCTCAGCCTGTAAATTATGTTATTGGAACCGATGGCGTGAAAACTAGGTCCAATTTTGCGGCAACCAGTGGATCGTCGTCGGTTGTGCAACCGATCATTGCTACTGCTTACCCCATTGGCCAGGATGCATCACACAGTAGCTATTCTGGTGCAAATCTTGACAGTTCTTCCGCAGTCTATGCCGTTCCAGTCGATAGTAGCaatgcttatagaagcagatcAAGCTATGCGACTGCATCGGAAAGAGAATCTGCTTCAGTTTCCCAGCCAATTGTTCCGGTTTACAGCACAAACGAACAAGCTTCCAAATATGTCGCCTCCGGTCGACAGGATGGCTATCAACGTTACACTCCTTCAAACACCTACGTCGTATACGGAAAACCCGTACCTGTGTACACCTCGGTTGGTTCTAATCTCGATAGTTCTGCACGATTGGCAAGTCATGAGGGAACTGTCTATGCTCCAGTGAAAGTTTACCCAGTGCGCACTTCCAGTCAGTATTCATCGGCGAATGAACAACAATCTTATTCCTCTATCGATGCTACTCCTCGACCATTGTACGTTAGTTCTTCGGATCAGTCTTCTCAATCTGCCGCCAATTATCGCCAATCTTCGGCTTATCGTCCAGTCTATCAACCAGTCTACACTAATCGCTTGTCTGCTGTCAACACAGAAGAAGAAAACGTTGACCATTCAGTACAAAGTGTCGTTCCAGTCGCTCCCATTGTCAGCTCATCATCCAAACACCACGAAGAACGACATGAAGACTACAGTCGCAAGGGAAGTACCTATGTTCCGGTTGCTTTGAACACTGGTTCGACTGCATCTCACCGTGCCAGTTACGATCAGCGTCGTACTCAAGCAGGTTCGACGTATGTTCCGATAGTGGGAGGACAAACCGCCTCAACAGCCTCGCAATACGCTTCGGAAGATCGTCGTCAAGATCACAGAGCCTCATACGTTCCGGTAGCTCCCGTGGCAAGTTCTTCTTCATCGTCTTCGAAGTATTCAGCGCAAGAACATCGCCAGCAGCAAGGTCAATCGTACGTTCCAATAGTTCCTGCGGGAGAATCCACCTCCTCTTCTGCATCTAGATATTCTGCACAGGAACGGCGTCAACAGCAGCTAGCTGGAGGTTCCTATTACCCAGTTCCAGTTGGTTCAGCAAGCCAAGGATCTCGTTATTCGGCGTCCGAGGCGGCAAGCGCTTACAATCAACAAGTTAAGGCCGGAGGCTACTCTCGCTACCCGATCACGCCCGATGATCTGGGACAGCGTTTCGGATCGGCTGGCTTGTCGCTCGGAGACAACAATGACCTAGGGGAAATAATGAGCGAATCGGAGCGGTTAGCGAAACTGCAAGCTAAAAACGCTTATAACGGTGCCGTTTCCGGCAGCTCGGCTATTGACACCGCAAACCGATTTGGAGACGatcaaaacatcagcagcggCATCGACACCGGTGCCGGTGGCTTCAAGAGAACAAAGTCGTGGTCTAGCAGCTCCAAGTGGGCTTCCGGACAGAAG TATGACGATGAGGGTAAAATCAAATCGTACAGCTCACTGTCGACGGCCGAGAGCGAGCAGCATAACATCGATGGAAAGAAAACTGGCTATAAGGCCGCTACCACGACGCTTGAAGATGACGGAAAAGTTAGTACCTACAGTTTGCATACACCGTAA